A stretch of the Danio rerio strain Tuebingen ecotype United States chromosome 18, GRCz12tu, whole genome shotgun sequence genome encodes the following:
- the mhc2dbb gene encoding major histocompatibility complex class II DBB isoform X1: MFNVLVIRLALLLPFLLETAHGHYGFVQFTCHMLGSLQNVEVTYSIYFDTTELLRFNSTENKAVAYTEYAMKWANDLNKQPKWLHEQVEKNIADCKLFGETYFPLVAKTVKPEVFVRSLREASGKRPALLSCSAYNFYPKHIKLTWMRDDKVVTADVMSTKVMADGDWYYQIHSHLEYFPQPGEKISCVVEHASSHKPMIYYWDSFLTESNKNKIITGAAGIVLGAIMAAGGLIYYKRKHTVGNTSAGSQYIGCSEPLQTLSE, from the exons ATGTTCAATGTTCTTGTGATACGCTTGGCCTTGCTGTTGCCTTTTCTGCTTGAAACAG CTCATGGACATTATGGATTTGTCCAGTTTACCTGCCATATGCTTGGTTCTCTACAAAATGTAGAGGTTACATACTCTATCTATTTTGACACAACCGAATTGCTGAGATTCAACAGTACAGAGAATAAAGCCGTTGCTTACACTGAATATGCAATGAAATGggcaaatgatttaaataaacaGCCTAAATGGCTACACGAACAAGTAGAGAAAAATATTGCAGACTGCAAGCTCTTTGGGGAGACATATTTCCCTCTTGTAGCAAAAACAG TAAAACCAGAAGTCTTTGTGCGGTCATTAAGGGAGGCCAGTGGTAAAAGGCCAGCACTGTTGAGCTGCAGTGCCTATAACTTTTACCCCAAGCACATCAAACTGACGTGGATGAGAGATGATAAAGTGGTTACAGCTGATGTGATGTCCACTAAGGTGATGGCTGACGGAGACTGGTACTACCAAATTCACTCTCACCTAGAATATTTTCCTCAACCTGGGGAGAAGATCTCCTGTGTGGTGGAACACGCGAGCTCCCATAAACCCATGATCTATTACTGGG attcATTTTTGACAGAGTCAAACAAGAATAAGATAATAACTGGGGCTGCAGGAATAGTTCTGGGGGCCATAATGGCTGCCGGAGGACTGATCTACTATAAAAGAAAACACACAG TAGGCAACACATCAGCTGGAAGTCAATACATCGGATGCTCTGAACCTCTGCAGACCCTCAGCGAGTAA
- the mhc2dbb gene encoding major histocompatibility complex class II DBB precursor (The RefSeq protein has 3 substitutions compared to this genomic sequence), which yields MFNVLVIRLALLLPFLLETAHGHYGFVQFTCHMLGSLQNVEVTYSIYFDTTELLRFNSTENKAVAYTEYAMKWANDLNKQPKWLHEQVEKNIADCKLFRETYFPLVAKTVKPEVYVRSLREASGKRPALLSCSAYNFYPKHIKLTWMRDDKVVTADVMSTKVMADGDWYYQIHSHLEYFPQPGEKISCVVEHASSHKPMIYYWDSFLTESDKNKIITGAAGIVLGAIMAAGGLIYYKRKHTVKSHVHVLIY from the exons ATGTTCAATGTTCTTGTGATACGCTTGGCCTTGCTGTTGCCTTTTCTGCTTGAAACAG CTCATGGACATTATGGATTTGTCCAGTTTACCTGCCATATGCTTGGTTCTCTACAAAATGTAGAGGTTACATACTCTATCTATTTTGACACAACCGAATTGCTGAGATTCAACAGTACAGAGAATAAAGCCGTTGCTTACACTGAATATGCAATGAAATGggcaaatgatttaaataaacaGCCTAAATGGCTACACGAACAAGTAGAGAAAAATATTGCAGACTGCAAGCTCTTTGGGGAGACATATTTCCCTCTTGTAGCAAAAACAG TAAAACCAGAAGTCTTTGTGCGGTCATTAAGGGAGGCCAGTGGTAAAAGGCCAGCACTGTTGAGCTGCAGTGCCTATAACTTTTACCCCAAGCACATCAAACTGACGTGGATGAGAGATGATAAAGTGGTTACAGCTGATGTGATGTCCACTAAGGTGATGGCTGACGGAGACTGGTACTACCAAATTCACTCTCACCTAGAATATTTTCCTCAACCTGGGGAGAAGATCTCCTGTGTGGTGGAACACGCGAGCTCCCATAAACCCATGATCTATTACTGGG attcATTTTTGACAGAGTCAAACAAGAATAAGATAATAACTGGGGCTGCAGGAATAGTTCTGGGGGCCATAATGGCTGCCGGAGGACTGATCTACTATAAAAGAAAACACACAG TGAAATCCCATGTTCATGTCCTTATTTACTAG